The stretch of DNA TTGATTAATAGAAAAGTTCAGTTCTTCCACCATAGCTTGCGATTTTTGCCTTGTTTCTTCTGAGGCATTAGATTCATTTAGTTTTAGAGTGATTATTGTTGTTATACCACATTTGgaattctttttgtttctttctttttcctgttTTACTGTATTATGCTAACAGCTCATGTATTAGTCTCAAGAATTGGAAACTAAGTTTCTGTACAAACAGTTCACACATATGCTTCTAACCAGGATTTAATTGTGATTCTTTTCCGTGTTGTTTATATGAATATCCTTTAGGCGAACTAGAATGCAGTGACATGTTTATGTATAATGCTTTCCCTTTGTTTCTTCCTTTGACTCATTTTCTAAATGGGTTATGGTGGAGCGGATTAATTGATGATTGTTGAGAACAACCACGAAACCATTGTTTGATTTCTTCATGGATTGGTATAATTAATAGGATACCTTTTACTGTTTTTCCTTCTGCATTAGTTGATCACCTCAGGTTTCAGGTCCGTGTTTCATTTGACACAAGTTTAGATTGATCGATATCATTAGTTCGAAGCTCTTTACCCTTTTGTTGCCTGAGTGTATAAACATCATCTGTCAAAATTAAAACTCTAATTGATCATTCATTTGTTTATTAAGGTCATACGACAAAAGGTTCTATTATGCATTTTGAGGCAAGTATGAACGCTACTAACCCGTTTAATACGAATAGGACTTTCAGATGGCTTAGGCCTGTCAACAAGACGCAGAAGGGTTTACTCATTTGTTGTTAAGGGGAAGGGAAACTTGAACATGAGTTGAGTTTGACAGCACCAGTTTTTGCATTCAGCTGTAGTCAGGTCAACAGGGTTAAAAGAGGGACATACTAATGGCAAGTAGTTGCGAAAAACAAATCATTGAGAACGTGACAATAGCAAAACATACAAAAggtatttgacaaaaaaaaaaatcataaaaattatgcTGTTACAATAGAAATCAGTTCAATGCAATTGGGGTTCAGTGACCAGTAAAATTTAAGACAACTTTTAAGGTAGCAGGGTAACACGTCTTATGATAGCCTTACAAAATTTACATTGCAAGTGTTTTTGATGTTGACCAACAaggaatgtatatatatattttttttcatacaaaacttcctaatataataaactaaaagGTACAGCGTCCCATTGACAACCTTGCAAACCACCAAATCGTCTGCTGCTATCTACACAGTCTTCTACAAAGccaaaagaatgaaaatatagaaagaaaactactataggggtaaaaaaaattgtggaagGAGAACGGTCCATTGGAACAAGATCAGAATTCAATGAGCTTTCAATTTCAAGTATCATATTGCTTGCCTTCAAAGGTTTGTCCAAAGGTCCAATCCTTGGGAGCAACATTGTAAGATGTAAGAGTTTTCCCATCACTAGAAGTAACTTCGAATGAAAGAGGTTGATTCTGCAGCAATGCATTTACATGCCAAATTTGCCCCCAATTCCGACCCATGGGAAGCCAACCAGTTCTTGACCCTTTAACCTTCACAGCCACTATGTCTCCATGACCAGCAACATTGCTGATCAGCACCGAAATGAAGATTCCCGAACCAGTAACAGTAAATCGAATCCCTCCTTCCTTCCTACACTTTATCCTGCACCAAACACATCACAACATTCAAAATagaatttaattcaaatttaatcacaatgggaaaaaaaagagaatataaaCTACAATGGGTAACAAAATAAATCGAATTAACTAGGCAGAACCGAACCCGATGAAATGCACgactttgaaaattttattttgaattaaacttaAGCCTTCTGACCAGGACTGATTATGGCTAAGCTTAGCCCCAAATAAACCACTGGAATCCATTTTTCACAAACTCAaacttcattttaaaagttttgaatccattattattctttctttcttttttttcaacgCATTACAATCTGCGACCCACATCATTAAAATCTGCGACCCACGTCACGATGGGTAGGCCATTTTTCCATCACTATCATCTAGGCAACTTTGTCACCACCATCATTTACTTAAAAGATACTGTGATTTTAGAGGAGCTGGGAAAAACATCAATAATACACTCTCTAATATCTTTTTGATGCTTACACATTATCTAATATACTATTTTCAAGCATTCTTAAAATAGTGACCCGACCTTTTTTGTTTGAAGAGTAAACATTTTAAGCTgtaataaaagaatttcatcATCCGATCACAAATGgctaataatgataaatttgtttttccACAACAAACTTAAGATTCATAACATCTACTTGACAGTGACATTGCATAAAAATTGAACTCATTAATAAATCTCCTTCTCTATTTTAtaactttcaataaaaacaaGTGTCTTAGTGGTCCTTGTCGCCAGTCGaaatttgaaaaactatttctatgattaattgaaaaattattgaaatttccCAACACTTGTAGAGTACCCTAGTTGTTAATCAGTCGATTTAGAAGCTTCCACTAAATTCCATTGGGAAAGTTAGAAAGATCATACTATATGAAAGTTGTTAGAACACCTCAAGtgtaaattacaaaattatatgaaaattaaagcCGAAAATAAACATCAGCATGCATAATTAATGTATAGAGTAATGATTTGAGAGAGATTTGGAGTACCTGCGGTACTTTACGGGCATGTTGCCGGCTTTCCAAATGGCGATCTTCTCAAAAGATTCGATGGGGAGAACGAAGTGTTTGTTGGGAGGGTTACAGTGGCCACCGCCGTCGTTGGTGAACCCGTAGTTGGGGGCGCAGAAGTTGGTGGCGGTGACGATGATGGAGGTGCCCGGAATGCACCACCGGTTGTCGTCCACGCAGCTCAGCTCGAAGCACGCACCGCAGATCTGGCCGCGCTCGAACAACGTCTCGCTGAGGCCCACCGTGGCCATGCCGTATCCGCCCTTGACGAGGTCACCGTAGCCGCACGCGCCGCCCACCGCGTCGCGGGGATCCGCGGCGGCGTAGTAGGTGGCATGCGCGGATCGCCACTCTGTGAACTCCGGCGAAGCCTGCAGAGAGGGAGGGTAGTcggaggaagaggaggagtaGTGAGAGGAAACGAGTGTAAGAAGAATGGATAGTGTGAACAGTGCTGCGGCAACGGCGAACGGTGGTGACATTTCCGTGTGAAGACAGTGAAACCAAAGCAAAAAGAGAGAGTGTGGGTTCCTTTATTTGCAACCGACGATACCACACTCACTCTACTTTCcctttcacttttctttttctttttctttatttcattaaaattgctgtttttttttctattattatatagtTAATCGTATTTCTTATACTTCACTGTAATTATTTGACATCATTGTAATGATAgtgttgaaaataattttgatgaGTAAAAACCCAGTAAAACTGAATTGCTTTTTTAGTTAATTAAGTTCTAAAGACagattctaaaaaaaaaaacactaaaatctGCTTAATTTAACTTTCTGTGTACTATTTTAATGTAGACAACAGGAAGAAGAGTGAGAGAAAATAATTGGTTGTAGATTTGACCATTAGGTATTTGTATAATTGCATATTCTGAACTGTTTAGCGgaacaataattttttctaacCAGTCAAAAGAAAGTAAACATTCATCATTACACGTTAAGTGaacaataaaaaactattacaaACCAGTAACAGCAAAAGATAATAAGAcatttaacaaacaaaataatcacaatttattgattttaaaaatgatcCTTATTCGAGGAATATTGGTAACATGGTTTAGAAACGACAGTGATGGTATTCGTGTTTGTTTAGATCTCTCAGGTTCGAAAGTGACCACAATCAAatgcattatttttatttttttttctgtaaaaatGTTAGTCgttgatattttgttaataaaaataattgaactcacgactttttttattttaatttttttaaatttaccaagttaattttatgctttttaaatgttagtaaaaatattagatctaaaacttcttttatattcctactgaattattttataactctaTAGTTCTATGCAGTATTATgaaaatacagtaaaagaacagaaaaaaaattcaacaaagaATTCAAGTTCTTCTATGCATGCATAATTGGTTGATGTTctgggaaaaaaaaaaaatctttttaataatcAGTTACAAATATCATCTATATGTTTTGGAGTTATGGAACATGTCTCAACTTATCTTTTGTTACTTGTATTTTGTCACCTCactaatgattaaaaaataattttaatatagcTAATTTcgtttgaatataaaataattataagtaaaACTAAGAATGGATAAATAATTGTGTCAATCTTTCGATTAATAGAaacagtttattttcttaaaagctacagtttttattttttgtttgttattgtttcaATTATTCACCTAAAGTTAcaagttatatttttactttaaaaatacaagtctctttttgtttactttttcaAACATTTATCTTTACACCAATGTTTTTAAAACTCGACCggtcaaatattaattataacagTTAAATAGTAGTAAAAACATACAATATCATAGTTTTGtgatattaaaaactaaaatcaaacaTGACTTTATAGGTTTTTAgcgtttaaaatatatatatatatatatatatatatatatataagtaaaataaaaaatgttataaacttaagttaaaatttatatggtatttatcaatatttatcattcaaagttaacaaatattttaggatgatttttccttttctaagaaaatatattaaatacacttttaattaaactaatttaagCAACATTGTGCCTATTTtaccaatattattttttgatcgatgcttttaaattatttcgtcttaaaattaattatctgtCATCAATTCAGCGTTTCAATACCAAGTATCTGGTCGGATTCTCACATTGGAAAACAAACTTGGTACAACATATCAAATGATTGAAAAATCAAGTGTtacttgtttttctttcaaaatttttgaaagtagtcccttttttaaatattcaatgtgaaaaaaaaaaattataacggataccttacaaaaatatattgagATTGTTCGTGGCATCCATctagaattataattataattatactttaaattaaaatttgtatagaaTGCGCAAAAGAAagcttaaaataatataaataatgtcaatatatatatatatatatatatatatatatatatatgtatatatgtatttttatttttcatttttttaatttaaaatttaactatttgtaaattttatttatttttagtttagtttacGTTTTAATGcattatatacaaataaaataaaatttatacatatattcttgagaaaaatgaataaaaggttaaaaaataaattaaattaaaaatacttaaaatttattaaaaaaatattaattctgttttaactttttttaactttatttaaagcttatttttctaaatttaaaatatttttaatttattattttttgttttatctatttttttatgttttcatatttcttaatatatatttttaaaataaaattatatatatatatatatatatatatatttaatattatttttatataatgtattgaaaaataaatatatattttagaaataaataatttatatatatatatatattagaagtcAATTTTcgaaagtattttttattaaaagttcatatccgaaaataattttgaaatatgatgaCTTCgtcaatattttttgaattttaaaagttttggaggtacagaaaaaaaatttggaggtaaaaaaaaaaagctccTAAATTTATGGATTACGGCCCAACTATGGGGCCTGCTAAAGAAATATTTGCTTAATTctcattttctatatttatcaaaattgtGAAAGATATATTTGATATGATGGTTTAACTTAACAAATAAGATTGTGAATTATTACCCCATAAATATTTGTGAAACCCTACCTAAGGTAGATTCTAGATTTTGTTGATGATTAATTGGGGTTGTGATATTTGATAAAAGGGGACAAGTATTTGACTAATAAAGGTGAGTTGTGAGGAAGCAATAATGAAAATGGTGATTGTATGAATGATGTGAGTTTAGTAATAATGTTGAGGAATCTGATTTAACAATCCACTGGAAGAAGCAACTACTATGATCTGCTTTTTGAAGGCTACAATTCCTTCCCACCTACAACACATGTCCCCTTATAATCCTCGCTTTGCACTCTAATTGCGCTTTTCCATTCATATCGATCAAGGTTAGAAAATGACCCATCAAAACTAAAAggaacaataataaattattcaaatatttttatttttcttatgaaaGAATTACAccattaaaaacaatataaccAAAATACAACATGAAtacaaaaatagaaactaaataaaattagaaaaacaaaacaaaagatataTCCTAACAATGTTcaattttaatagaataaatggagtttttattacaattattcAAGACATAAACACAAAATTAGTATATTGTTACTATCTAAAACTTTAGTCCAAAAGAAAATGGCAAAAGACAAATCTTATAAGaatttttcaaaagatatatcgtagcaatgaaagaaaaaaactaaataactAAACAAGTGCATTGTCATCACCATTATTAAGGGAGCCAACACCCAAGTTCTCATGTGCTCACACCAAATATTGGTGATCATTGTaaaagaacaacaacaacacaagaAACACACGCACAAGAGAGGGTAAGCTAATATAAGAACAAAGGTTCTATTAATcataaatcaaatcatattGGGGAGTTAAGTAATTCATATCATTATAAGCAACAAGCCACGTTGTAAAAGattcaattatccggataacAAGCATTAAGGTATAACTATTTGGAAGTTTTGACACTTGTGATGGATAACCTCCACCCACAAGGTTAATCCTATACAAGTTCTTAGAACTACAAATGGTTCTTCAACCAAGACCTCCTCTTACTCTCAATTCTTAATTCATTCTCATCTACATGAATTTGAATGATTAGTAGAGTGTTAGGATAAACTTCCAAATTATAAGTTCCTACATCAATGCACACCAAAGCACACATACTTTAAAAGGATTTCTTCCATTCATTCTCAATTCACAATTTCATACATACTTGTATTCCAAAAGTTCATATCATTGGCACACATTCACATAATCCTAAATAATTTACGCAATAACTTAACAACACATATGCAAATTGGTTggtggttttaaaaaataaaattgcaactTATACAAAGCTCCAAAAATTATGTTCTAACattcaaatgaaatataattaaatcaagAACTCAATTCAAAAAGAATCAATCCAATTGGTTATCTATAGAAAAGTTATGCACTAAACAAGTGACAAAGATCAAAGCTACCAACAACCTAGTCTATGGGAACCTTACAAAAAAAAACGGCTCTCACTATACACTTTGAAACAAAGATCAACTATGTCAAAACAAAACATCATGTGTGTAGGACATACTGTAAAAATTTCAACTCGATCTGACGGTTAACGAAgcgaaaattcaaaattttctgaaaCGACTCAAGGTTGGGAAGTCCAACTCGTCTAGCGAGTATGCATAACGCAAAAACTTGAATTGTGCAATTTGACAATGTCAAATGAACTTAAAACCTATTTTAAGCCTCATATAAATTAGAAACATTTCTAATTCCATGTTACAACTTCAATTTCcattaaatttatcttaaatcaCATGCATTCAACAAAAACCCCAAATTTTACTACCCCGTACATACCTAAACATGAAATTAGGAATTT from Vigna unguiculata cultivar IT97K-499-35 chromosome 8, ASM411807v1, whole genome shotgun sequence encodes:
- the LOC114194347 gene encoding expansin-A13, translating into MSPPFAVAAALFTLSILLTLVSSHYSSSSSDYPPSLQASPEFTEWRSAHATYYAAADPRDAVGGACGYGDLVKGGYGMATVGLSETLFERGQICGACFELSCVDDNRWCIPGTSIIVTATNFCAPNYGFTNDGGGHCNPPNKHFVLPIESFEKIAIWKAGNMPVKYRRIKCRKEGGIRFTVTGSGIFISVLISNVAGHGDIVAVKVKGSRTGWLPMGRNWGQIWHVNALLQNQPLSFEVTSSDGKTLTSYNVAPKDWTFGQTFEGKQYDT